The Anopheles coluzzii chromosome 2, AcolN3, whole genome shotgun sequence genome window below encodes:
- the LOC120961401 gene encoding cuticle protein 7-like — MFKILALIACLAIVASAQYHGVPEHKDYHDHPKYKFEYGVKDPHTGDHKTQWEVRDGDVVKGQYTLHEADGTERVVDYKSDGHNGFEADVKKVGHAHHPSHPVHAPVHAPVHHAPAHAPVHVPEHHVHHGYSGASYVNVDKHY; from the exons ATGTTCAAG ATCCTTGCCCTCATTGCCTGTCTGGCTATCGTCGCCTCGGCCCAGTACCATGGAGTGCCCGAGCACAAGGATTACCACGATCATCCGAAGTACAAGTTCGAGTATGGCGTGAAGGATCCCCACACCGGTGACCACAAGACCCAGTGGGAAGTGCGCGATGGTGATGTCGTCAAGGGACAGTACACGCTGCACGAGGCCGACGGTACCGAGCGCGTGGTTGACTACAAGTCGGACGGTCACAACGGATTCGAGGCTGATGTCAAAAAGGTCGGACACGCTCACCACCCGAGCCATCCGGTCCATGCTCCAGTGCATGCTCCAGTCCATCATGCCCCAGCTCACGCCCCAGTGCATGTGCCGGAGCATCATGTCCACCACGGATACTCGGGCGCTAGCTACGTTAACGTCGATAAGCACTATTGA
- the LOC125906556 gene encoding cuticle protein 19-like, with product MYSFFFYHKVLALIACLAVVASAQYYGSAYEHKEHHDHPKYKFEYGVKDPHTGDHKTQWEVRDGDVVKGQYTLHEADGTERVVDYKSDGHNGFEANVKNVGHAHHPQVYGGHSSHGHHDYGHGSGSSYTNLDKHY from the coding sequence atgtattcattttttttctatcataAGGTACTTGCCCTCATTGCCTGCTTGGCCGTGGTCGCCTCAGCCCAATACTACGGATCCGCATACGAGCACAAGGAACATCACGATCACCCGAAGTACAAGTTCGAGTATGGCGTGAAGGATCCCCACACCGGTGACCACAAGACCCAGTGGGAAGTGCGCGATGGCGATGTCGTCAAGGGACAGTACACGCTGCATGAGGCCGACGGAACCGAGCGCGTGGTTGACTACAAGTCGGACGGTCACAATGGTTTCGAAGCCAACGTGAAGAACGTTGGTCATGCTCATCACCCGCAGGTGTACGGAGGACATTCTTCCCACGGACATCACGACTACGGCCATGGATCGGGATCCAGCTACACGAATCTGGACAAACATTACTAA
- the LOC125906555 gene encoding cuticle protein 7-like, with protein sequence MFKILALIACLAIVASAQYHGVPEHKDYHDHPKYKFEYGVKDPHTGDHKTQWEVRDGDVVKGQYTLHEADGTERVVDYKSDGHNGFEADVKKVGHAHHPSHPVHAPVHAPVHHAPAHAPVHVPDHHVHHGYSGASYVNVDTHY encoded by the exons ATGTTCAAG ATCCTTGCCCTCATTGCCTGTCTGGCTATCGTCGCCTCGGCCCAGTACCATGGAGTGCCCGAGCACAAGGATTACCACGATCATCCCAAGTACAAGTTCGAGTATGGCGTGAAGGATCCTCACACCGGAGACCACAAGACCCAGTGGGAAGTGCGCGATGGTGATGTCGTCAAGGGACAGTACACGCTGCACGAGGCCGACGGTACTGAGCGCGTGGTTGACTACAAGTCGGACGGTCACAACGGATTCGAGGCTGATGTCAAGAAGGTCGGACACGCTCACCACCCGAGCCATCCGGTCCATGCTCCAGTGCATGCTCCAGTCCATCATGCCCCAGCTCACGCCCCAGTGCATGTGCCGGATCATCATGTCCACCACGGATACTCGGGTGCCAGCTACGTTAACGTCGATACGCACTACTAa
- the LOC120947442 gene encoding histidine-rich glycoprotein-like, translated as MFKVLALIACLAVVASAQYYGSAYEHKEHHDHPKYKFEYGVKDPHTGDHKTQWEVRDGDVVKGQYTLHEADGTERVVDYKSDGHNGFEANVKNVGHAHHPQVYGGHSSHGHHDYGHGSGSSYTNLDKHLNELNSAYLVLFQILALIACLAIVASAQYHGEPEHKDYHDHPKYKFEYGVKDPHTGDHKTQWEVRDGDVVKGQYTLHEADGTERVVDYKSDGHNGFEADVKKVGHAHHPSHPVHAPVHHAPAHAPVHVPEHHVHHGYSGASYVNVDKHY; from the exons ATGTTTAAG GTACTTGCTCTCATTGCCTGCTTGGCCGTGGTCGCCTCAGCCCAATACTACGGATCCGCATACGAGCACAAGGAACATCACGATCACCCGAAGTACAAGTTCGAGTATGGCGTGAAGGATCCCCACACCGGTGACCACAAGACCCAGTGGGAAGTGCGCGATGGCGATGTCGTCAAGGGACAGTACACGCTGCACGAGGCCGACGGTACCGAGCGCGTGGTTGACTACAAGTCGGACGGTCACAATGGTTTCGAAGCCAACGTGAAGAACGTTGGTCATGCTCATCACCCGCAGGTTTACGGAGGACATTCATCCCACGGACATCACGACTACGGCCATGGATCGGGATCCAGCTACACGAATCTGGACAAACAT CTTAACGAGCTTAACTCAGCATATTTGGTCCTATTTCAGATCCTTGCCCTCATTGCCTGTCTGGCTATCGTGGCCTCGGCCCAGTACCATGGAGAGCCCGAGCACAAGGATTACCACGATCATCCCAAGTACAAGTTCGAGTATGGCGTGAAGGATCCCCACACCGGTGACCACAAGACCCAGTGGGAAGTGCGCGATGGCGATGTCGTCAAGGGACAGTACACGCTGCACGAGGCCGACGGTACCGAGCGCGTGGTTGACTACAAGTCGGACGGTCACAACGGATTCGAGGCTGATGTCAAGAAGGTCGGACACGCCCACCATCCGAGCCATCCTGTCCATGCTCCAGTCCATCATGCCCCAGCTCACGCCCCAGTGCATGTGCCGGAGCATCATGTCCACCACGGATATTCGGGTGCCAGCTACGTCAACGTCGATAAGCACTACTAA
- the LOC120961399 gene encoding cuticle protein 19-like, with protein sequence MLKIIALVACLAVVASAQYYGGEHGLSGYAHHHEEPKDYYAYPKYKFEYGVKDPHTGDHKSQWEVRDGDVVKGQYSLHEADGTERVVEYKSDKHSGFEAVVKKVGHAHHPQVYGGHHY encoded by the exons ATGCTCAAA ATCATCGCTCTCGTTGCCTGTCTGGCTGTGGTTGCTTCCGCCCAGTACTACGGAGGAGAACACGGTCTCAGCGGATACGCTCATCATCACGAGGAGCCCAAGGACTACTACGCGTACCCGAAGTACAAGTTCGAGTACGGTGTGAAGGATCCCCACACCGGCGACCACAAGAGCCAGTGGGAAGTGCGTGATGGCGATGTCGTCAAGGGACAGTACTCGCTGCATGAGGCTGACGGTACCGAACGCGTCGTCGAGTACAAGTCGGACAAGCACAGCGGTTTCGAAGCCGTCGTGAAGAAGGTCGGCCATGCCCATCACCCGCAGGTGTACGGTGGACACCACTACTAG
- the LOC120947443 gene encoding cuticle protein 19-like, translating to MMKITIAALALLAVAVAAYEHEDYHSHPSYKFEYGVKDPHTGDHKSQWEHRDGDVVKGQYTLDEADGTKRVVEYSSDKHNGFQAHVKRVGHADHPAVYGHHEAGHSYSHGHGHGHGSSYANGNLYQHHH from the coding sequence ATGATGAAGATCACGATCGCCGCCCTCGCCCTGCTGGCCGTCGCCGTTGCTGCTTACGAGCATGAGGACTATCATTCGCATCCCAGCTACAAGTTCGAGTATGGCGTAAAGGATCCTCACACCGGAGACCACAAGAGCCAGTGGGAACATCGCGACGGAGATGTCGTCAAGGGACAGTACACTCTGGATGAAGCCGACGGAACCAAGCGAGTGGTTGAGTACTCGTCCGATAAGCACAACGGCTTCCAGGCTCATGTCAAGCGAGTGGGTCATGCTGACCATCCGGCCGTCTATGGACACCATGAGGCTGGACACTCGTACAGCCATGGACACGGCCATGGACATGGCAGCAGCTACGCCAACGGCAACCTGTACCAGCATCATCATTGA